A section of the Pseudomonas tritici genome encodes:
- a CDS encoding serine hydrolase domain-containing protein, which yields MQIQGHYELQFEAVREAFAALFDDPQERGAGLCIQIGGETVVDLWAGTADKDGSEAWHSDTIVNLFSCTKTFTAVTALQLVAEGKLQLDAPVANYWPEFAAAGKEAITLRQLLCHQAGLPAIRQMLPTEALYDWQLMVDTLAAEAPWWTPGQGHGYEAITYGWLVGELLRRADGRGPGESIVARVARPLGLDFHVGLADEEFYRVAHIARSKGNMGDEAAQRLLQVMMREPEAMTTRAFANPPSILTSTNKPEWRRMQQPAANGHGNARSLAGFYSGLLDGSLLEADMLEQLTREHSIGPDKTLLTQTRFGLGCMLDQPQLPNATFGLGPRAFGHPGAGGSVGFADPEHDVAFGFVTNTLGPYVLMDPRAQKLVGILAGCL from the coding sequence GTGCAGATCCAGGGTCATTACGAACTCCAGTTCGAAGCGGTACGTGAAGCCTTTGCCGCGTTGTTCGATGACCCCCAGGAGCGCGGGGCCGGGCTCTGCATCCAGATCGGCGGTGAAACCGTCGTCGACCTGTGGGCCGGTACCGCCGACAAGGACGGTAGCGAGGCCTGGCACAGCGATACGATCGTCAACCTGTTCTCCTGCACCAAGACCTTTACCGCCGTTACGGCCCTGCAGCTGGTGGCCGAAGGCAAATTGCAACTGGATGCACCGGTTGCCAACTACTGGCCGGAATTTGCGGCGGCAGGCAAAGAAGCCATCACCCTGCGCCAGTTGCTCTGCCACCAGGCCGGGTTGCCGGCGATCCGCCAGATGCTGCCTACTGAAGCCCTGTACGATTGGCAACTGATGGTCGACACACTGGCGGCCGAAGCACCGTGGTGGACGCCGGGCCAAGGCCATGGCTACGAGGCGATCACCTACGGCTGGCTGGTGGGTGAGTTGCTGCGTCGCGCCGATGGGCGCGGGCCGGGAGAGTCCATCGTGGCGCGGGTTGCACGGCCATTGGGGCTGGACTTTCATGTGGGCCTGGCCGATGAAGAGTTTTATCGCGTCGCGCATATAGCGCGCAGCAAAGGCAATATGGGCGATGAGGCCGCACAACGCTTACTGCAAGTAATGATGCGTGAACCTGAGGCCATGACTACACGTGCTTTTGCCAATCCACCGTCTATTCTGACCAGCACTAATAAACCCGAATGGCGGCGTATGCAGCAGCCAGCGGCAAATGGTCACGGTAATGCACGTAGCCTGGCGGGTTTTTATAGTGGATTGTTGGACGGTAGTTTGCTGGAAGCCGACATGCTTGAACAATTGACCCGTGAGCACAGTATCGGGCCGGATAAAACATTATTGACACAAACCCGTTTTGGCCTGGGCTGCATGTTGGACCAACCGCAGTTGCCCAACGCCACCTTCGGCCTTGGCCCGCGTGCTTTCGGGCATCCCGGCGCGGGTGGTTCGGTCGGGTTTGCCGATCCCGAGCATGATGTAGCGTTTGGTTTCGTGACTAATACATTGGGGCCTTATGTACTAATGGACCCGCGGGCGCAGAAGTTGGTCGGAATATTGGCCGGTTGTCTGTAA
- a CDS encoding OmpA family protein: MLSNKSLALALCLTITGCAQTPQNDAEGGHWWSFGSDKAATKDAVTQTDAKPDAKPDAKPAAGAKPAAPVAAAAAAPAPAPTAKADTGSSWWPFSSKSADEKAADAKADLKADLKAAEPAPAAAPVVAKTDTDTKWWWPFESKPKPLAKVDVTNVPMPDPKITQAWLDDYEPRLRAAIKDSNLQLERRDNVLVVIAPVDGSYNPKRPAMLLPVTLGPFTRVAKAVEADPKTAVLVLGHVDATGTAPASQALTKERAQSIASIFSLSGLKQDRLMLRGMGDLMPRAANDSNQGRALNRRMEIMFTQRTTMLALLSKYQSGKTPPVAEMVAVQNVPAPAPAAKAPAKKATAAKKAAAKPAAKKAPAKPAAKKPAPAKAKAAAPANDQAKN; encoded by the coding sequence ATGTTATCGAACAAGTCCTTGGCACTGGCGCTATGCCTCACTATTACCGGCTGCGCACAAACTCCACAAAATGATGCCGAGGGCGGGCATTGGTGGTCATTTGGATCTGATAAGGCCGCTACCAAGGACGCAGTGACCCAAACCGACGCCAAGCCGGATGCGAAGCCGGATGCCAAGCCCGCTGCGGGCGCCAAGCCTGCAGCACCAGTAGCGGCCGCCGCTGCTGCGCCAGCCCCAGCGCCAACCGCCAAGGCTGACACCGGCTCCAGCTGGTGGCCGTTCTCGTCCAAAAGCGCCGACGAAAAGGCGGCCGATGCCAAGGCTGACCTGAAAGCCGACCTCAAGGCCGCGGAGCCAGCACCTGCCGCCGCCCCAGTCGTCGCCAAGACCGACACCGACACCAAATGGTGGTGGCCTTTCGAAAGCAAACCTAAGCCATTGGCCAAGGTCGACGTGACCAACGTACCAATGCCTGATCCGAAAATCACTCAGGCCTGGCTGGACGACTATGAGCCACGCCTGCGCGCCGCCATCAAGGACAGCAACCTGCAACTGGAGCGTCGTGACAATGTGCTGGTGGTGATTGCCCCGGTAGACGGCTCCTACAACCCGAAACGCCCAGCGATGCTGCTGCCCGTCACCCTCGGCCCGTTCACCCGCGTTGCCAAGGCCGTTGAAGCCGATCCAAAGACCGCCGTACTGGTATTGGGCCACGTCGATGCCACCGGCACCGCCCCGGCCAGCCAGGCGCTGACCAAGGAACGTGCACAATCCATCGCCTCGATCTTCAGCCTCAGCGGCCTCAAGCAAGACCGCCTGATGCTGCGCGGCATGGGCGACCTGATGCCACGTGCCGCCAACGACAGCAACCAGGGTCGCGCCCTGAACCGTCGTATGGAAATCATGTTCACCCAGCGCACCACCATGCTGGCTTTGCTGAGCAAGTATCAGTCGGGCAAGACTCCACCTGTGGCTGAAATGGTTGCAGTACAGAACGTTCCAGCCCCGGCCCCGGCTGCGAAAGCCCCGGCCAAGAAAGCTACAGCCGCCAAGAAAGCCGCTGCCAAGCCAGCCGCTAAAAAAGCACCGGCCAAGCCTGCTGCCAAAAAGCCTGCTCCCGCCAAAGCCAAGGCCGCTGCACCGGCAAACGACCAGGCGAAAAACTGA
- the pdxH gene encoding pyridoxamine 5'-phosphate oxidase, with product MTQALADMRRDYTRDGLSEAQSPSEPFALFHQWFADAVTTEQPPVEANAMTLATVDQDGRPHCRILLLKGLDAQGFTFFTNYQSAKGQQLAARPFAAMTFFWPTLERQVRIEGRVVKVTPEESDAYYQVRPLGSRLGAWASPQSQVIRDREELQDLLKATEQRFSDTQPDCPEHWGGYRLLPERIEFWQGRASRLHDRLNYRLQGADWTRERLAP from the coding sequence ATGACCCAGGCACTGGCCGATATGCGCCGTGACTACACACGGGATGGTTTGAGCGAGGCCCAGTCCCCGAGCGAGCCGTTTGCCTTGTTCCACCAGTGGTTTGCTGATGCGGTGACAACCGAGCAGCCCCCGGTGGAAGCCAATGCCATGACCTTGGCCACGGTCGACCAGGACGGTCGCCCGCACTGCCGCATCCTGTTGCTCAAGGGCCTGGATGCGCAGGGCTTTACCTTCTTCACCAATTATCAGAGTGCCAAGGGCCAACAGCTCGCGGCTCGGCCGTTTGCGGCCATGACCTTTTTCTGGCCGACCCTGGAACGCCAAGTGCGCATCGAGGGGCGGGTGGTCAAGGTCACGCCTGAGGAGTCGGACGCTTATTACCAGGTCCGTCCGCTGGGCAGCCGTCTGGGGGCCTGGGCGTCCCCGCAGAGCCAGGTCATCCGTGACCGCGAAGAACTGCAGGACCTGCTCAAGGCCACCGAACAGCGTTTCAGCGATACCCAGCCCGATTGCCCCGAGCATTGGGGTGGCTATCGTTTGCTGCCGGAGCGCATCGAGTTCTGGCAAGGTCGCGCCAGCCGCTTGCATGACCGCTTGAACTATCGCTTGCAAGGGGCCGACTGGACCCGCGAACGCCTGGCGCCCTGA
- a CDS encoding glycine zipper 2TM domain-containing protein produces the protein MRKSVLLVACFTTLSLLLGGCASSLTGDSYSRDEARRVQTVRMGTIESLRPVKIEGTKTPIGGAAGAVIGGVGGSAIGGGRGSIVTAVIGAVAGGLLGSATEEGLTRTQGVEITVREDDGSMRAYVQAVQENEIFRIGDRVRIMTVDGTSRVTR, from the coding sequence ATGCGTAAGTCCGTTTTACTGGTTGCCTGCTTTACCACCCTGTCGTTGCTGCTGGGTGGCTGCGCCTCGAGTCTGACCGGCGACTCGTACTCCCGCGACGAAGCGCGTCGTGTTCAGACCGTGCGCATGGGGACCATCGAATCCCTGCGCCCCGTGAAAATCGAAGGCACCAAGACCCCAATCGGCGGCGCTGCTGGCGCAGTCATCGGCGGCGTTGGCGGCAGCGCTATCGGCGGCGGCCGTGGCAGCATCGTGACTGCCGTGATCGGCGCCGTTGCTGGCGGCCTGCTGGGCTCGGCCACCGAAGAAGGCCTGACCCGGACCCAGGGTGTGGAAATCACCGTACGCGAAGACGACGGCAGCATGCGCGCCTACGTGCAGGCTGTGCAGGAGAATGAAATCTTCCGCATTGGTGACCGTGTACGCATCATGACCGTTGATGGTACTAGCCGCGTTACGCGTTAA
- the nhaA gene encoding Na+/H+ antiporter NhaA, with translation MPLRSTFTRFFQLEAASGLLLIAAAALALIVNNSPLSHLYSAFLDVPVVAQIGALKIAKPALLWINDGLMALFFLLIGLEVKRELLDGHLSKPSQVVLPGAAAIGGMVVPALIYWAINKDYPAALSGWAIPMATDIAFALGVLALLGKRVPVSLKLFLMTLAIIDDLGAIIVIAIFYSADLSGAALAGAGACLIALIAMNRLGVIKLGPYLIIGLILWVCVLKSGVHATLAGVTLAFCIPMRTKNAEPSPLLTLEHALHPWVAYAILPLFAFANAGVSLTGVSLESFTHHVPMGIAAGLLIGKTVGVFGLTWLAIKTGIAALPNGANWGQVFGVAILCGIGFTMSLFVGSLAFVPGASEFAGEDRMGILTGSILAACIGYAVTAMASRKKAVTSDLN, from the coding sequence TTGCCTCTGCGTAGCACTTTCACCCGTTTCTTCCAGCTGGAAGCCGCCAGCGGTCTGTTGTTGATCGCGGCAGCCGCCCTGGCCCTGATCGTCAACAATTCACCTTTGTCGCACCTGTACAGCGCGTTTCTCGACGTACCGGTAGTGGCGCAGATTGGCGCGTTGAAAATCGCCAAGCCCGCCTTGCTTTGGATCAACGATGGCCTGATGGCCTTGTTCTTCCTGCTGATCGGCCTTGAGGTCAAGCGCGAGCTGCTCGACGGCCACCTGTCAAAGCCCTCGCAAGTGGTGCTGCCCGGCGCAGCGGCCATCGGCGGCATGGTGGTGCCAGCGCTGATCTACTGGGCGATCAACAAGGACTACCCCGCGGCACTTTCGGGCTGGGCGATCCCGATGGCCACCGACATTGCCTTCGCCCTCGGCGTGCTGGCCCTGCTGGGCAAACGCGTACCGGTGTCGCTGAAGCTGTTCCTGATGACCCTGGCGATTATTGACGACCTGGGCGCGATCATCGTGATCGCCATTTTCTATTCCGCCGACCTGTCCGGCGCCGCCCTGGCAGGTGCAGGTGCCTGCTTGATTGCCCTGATCGCGATGAACCGCCTGGGTGTTATCAAACTTGGACCGTACCTGATCATTGGTCTGATCCTGTGGGTGTGTGTGCTCAAGAGCGGCGTACACGCGACGCTCGCCGGTGTGACGTTGGCATTCTGCATCCCGATGCGCACCAAGAACGCCGAGCCGTCACCGTTGCTCACGCTGGAGCACGCCCTGCACCCGTGGGTGGCCTACGCCATCCTGCCACTGTTCGCCTTCGCCAACGCCGGGGTCTCGCTGACAGGTGTCAGCCTGGAAAGCTTCACCCACCATGTGCCTATGGGCATCGCTGCGGGCCTGTTGATTGGTAAGACTGTCGGCGTGTTCGGGCTCACTTGGCTGGCGATCAAGACCGGCATTGCTGCCCTACCGAACGGCGCAAATTGGGGCCAGGTGTTTGGTGTGGCAATCCTGTGCGGCATTGGCTTCACCATGAGCTTGTTTGTGGGGTCACTGGCATTCGTGCCGGGTGCCAGTGAGTTCGCGGGGGAGGACCGGATGGGAATTTTGACCGGCTCGATATTGGCGGCGTGTATTGGTTATGCGGTGACGGCAATGGCGAGTCGCAAGAAGGCTGTAACTTCAGATTTGAACTGA
- a CDS encoding PLP-dependent cysteine synthase family protein has translation MNDQRPWAREAIRIIEADFQRSADTHLIPLPLPGLPGIELYFKDESSHPTGSLKHRLARSLFLYALCNGWLKPGAPVIEASSGSTAISEAYFAGLLGLPFIAVMPATTSQEKIAQIAFYGGKSHLVQDPTQIYAESERLALESGGHFMDQFTYAERATDWRANNNIAESIFQQMRFEQHPEPSWLISSPGTGGTTATLGRYVRYRQHCTRVLCADAERSVFFDFYQSGDASLRLDCGSRIEGIGRPRVEASFLPKVIDAMVKVPDALSLAAMHYLAARLGRRVGGSSGTNLIGALVAAQQMKAAGESGSIVAILCDGGERYATTYYDQAWLAGQGYELVGLMAAVAASVERGEPLPETILRANI, from the coding sequence ATGAACGACCAACGTCCCTGGGCCCGCGAAGCCATTCGTATCATTGAAGCAGACTTCCAGCGCAGCGCCGACACGCACCTGATTCCCTTGCCTCTGCCGGGGTTGCCGGGTATTGAGTTGTACTTCAAGGACGAGTCCAGCCACCCCACTGGCAGCCTCAAGCATCGGCTGGCTCGCTCGCTGTTCCTGTATGCGTTGTGCAACGGCTGGCTCAAGCCTGGCGCGCCGGTGATCGAAGCGTCCAGCGGGTCAACGGCGATTTCCGAAGCTTACTTTGCCGGTCTGCTCGGCTTGCCATTTATTGCGGTGATGCCGGCCACCACCTCCCAGGAAAAAATCGCGCAGATTGCTTTCTACGGCGGTAAAAGCCACCTGGTACAGGACCCGACGCAGATCTATGCGGAGTCCGAGCGGCTGGCACTGGAAAGCGGTGGTCATTTCATGGACCAGTTCACCTACGCCGAGCGCGCCACCGATTGGCGTGCGAACAACAACATCGCCGAGTCGATCTTCCAGCAGATGCGTTTCGAGCAGCATCCGGAACCGAGCTGGCTGATCTCCAGCCCCGGCACCGGCGGCACCACAGCAACTCTCGGCCGTTATGTGCGCTATCGCCAGCATTGCACCCGTGTGTTGTGTGCCGATGCCGAACGCTCCGTGTTCTTTGATTTCTATCAGAGTGGCGACGCGAGTTTGCGCCTGGACTGTGGTTCGCGCATCGAAGGGATTGGTCGGCCACGGGTCGAGGCATCCTTTTTGCCAAAGGTGATTGATGCGATGGTCAAGGTGCCGGATGCGCTCTCGCTGGCGGCCATGCATTACCTTGCTGCACGGCTTGGACGGCGGGTCGGCGGTTCCAGCGGGACCAACCTGATTGGCGCGCTGGTGGCGGCGCAGCAGATGAAAGCGGCGGGGGAGTCGGGCTCGATCGTGGCGATTTTGTGTGATGGGGGTGAGCGGTATGCCACCACCTATTACGATCAGGCGTGGCTGGCGGGGCAAGGCTATGAATTGGTCGGGTTAATGGCGGCCGTTGCGGCCAGTGTGGAGCGGGGTGAGCCATTGCCCGAAACGATCTTGCGCGCAAATATCTGA
- a CDS encoding NAD(P)/FAD-dependent oxidoreductase, which produces MLRITELKLPIDHPEEDLRPAIVQRLGIASDDLLDFTLFKRSYDARKKSSELCFIYTIDLNVKGEAALLLKFADDRNVNPAPDVSYTVVGQAPEGLTERPIVVGFGPCGIFAGLLLAQMGFKPIILERGKEVRQRTKDTWGLWRKNVLNPESNVQFGEGGAGTFSDGKLYSQIKDPKFHGRKVLHEFVKAGAPEEILYVSKPHIGTFRLTGVVENMREQIIALGGEVRFEQRVTDVLIEDGQLNGVVVDGGEQILSRHVILALGHSARDTFRMLHGRGVYMEAKPFSVGFRIEHPQSLIDAARLGKYAGHPKLGAADYKLVHHAKNGRSVYSFCMCPGGTVVAATSEPGRVVTNGMSQYSRNERNANSGIVVGITPEVDYPGGPLAGIELQERLESHAYILGGSNYEAPAQLVGDFIAGKPSTAIGSVEPSYKPGVALGDLALALPDFAIEAIREALPAFEKQIKGYSLHDAVLTGIETRTSSPLRITRNESMQSLNVKGLFPAGEGAGYAGGILSAGVDGIRIAEALARDMLGIEA; this is translated from the coding sequence ATGTTACGAATCACCGAACTCAAGCTGCCCATCGACCATCCCGAAGAAGACCTGCGGCCTGCCATCGTGCAGCGCCTGGGCATCGCCAGTGATGACCTGCTCGATTTCACCCTGTTCAAGCGCAGCTACGACGCCCGCAAGAAATCGTCGGAGCTGTGTTTCATCTACACCATCGATCTGAACGTGAAAGGCGAAGCCGCCCTGTTGCTCAAGTTCGCTGATGACCGCAACGTCAACCCGGCGCCGGATGTCAGCTACACCGTGGTCGGCCAGGCGCCGGAAGGCCTGACAGAACGTCCAATCGTCGTGGGCTTTGGCCCGTGCGGCATTTTCGCCGGGCTGTTGCTCGCGCAGATGGGCTTCAAGCCGATCATCCTCGAACGCGGCAAGGAAGTGCGTCAGCGCACCAAGGACACCTGGGGCCTGTGGCGCAAAAACGTGCTCAACCCCGAATCCAACGTGCAATTCGGTGAAGGCGGCGCCGGGACCTTTTCCGATGGCAAGCTGTACAGCCAGATCAAGGACCCGAAGTTCCACGGTCGCAAAGTCCTGCACGAGTTCGTCAAGGCCGGTGCGCCGGAAGAAATCCTCTACGTCAGCAAGCCGCATATCGGTACATTCCGCCTGACCGGCGTGGTGGAGAACATGCGCGAGCAGATCATCGCCCTGGGCGGTGAAGTGCGCTTCGAGCAGCGGGTTACCGACGTGCTGATCGAAGACGGCCAGTTGAACGGCGTGGTGGTCGATGGCGGCGAGCAGATCCTGTCCAGGCATGTGATCCTGGCTCTCGGCCACAGCGCCCGCGATACCTTCCGCATGCTCCACGGCCGTGGGGTTTACATGGAAGCCAAGCCGTTCTCGGTGGGCTTCCGTATTGAACACCCACAGTCGCTGATCGACGCCGCGCGCCTGGGCAAATACGCCGGGCACCCAAAACTCGGCGCCGCCGACTACAAGCTGGTGCACCACGCCAAGAACGGCCGCTCGGTCTACAGCTTCTGCATGTGCCCAGGCGGCACCGTGGTTGCCGCGACCTCCGAGCCAGGTCGCGTCGTCACCAACGGTATGAGCCAGTACTCGCGTAACGAGCGCAATGCCAACTCCGGCATCGTGGTCGGCATCACGCCTGAAGTGGATTACCCGGGTGGCCCGCTGGCGGGTATCGAGTTGCAGGAACGCCTGGAGTCCCACGCCTACATCCTCGGCGGCAGCAACTACGAGGCCCCGGCGCAATTGGTGGGTGATTTCATCGCCGGTAAGCCATCGACCGCTATCGGCAGTGTGGAACCGTCCTACAAGCCTGGCGTTGCTCTCGGTGACCTGGCCCTGGCGTTGCCGGACTTCGCTATCGAGGCGATCCGCGAAGCGTTGCCGGCGTTCGAGAAACAGATCAAGGGCTATTCGCTGCACGACGCGGTGTTGACCGGTATCGAGACGCGCACCTCGTCGCCACTGCGGATAACCCGTAACGAATCGATGCAGAGCTTGAACGTGAAAGGCCTGTTCCCGGCCGGTGAAGGCGCCGGTTATGCCGGGGGGATTCTGTCAGCGGGTGTGGATGGGATTCGGATTGCCGAGGCGTTGGCGCGAGATATGTTGGGCATCGAGGCCTGA
- a CDS encoding COG3650 family protein codes for MRAAHTLTLLALFPLFAACQMFDSDPAKPSLAGLTRMQGELTAVGDKLLFQPCNDKRNYVVNDTGGTSILQEAASLAGQQGALFADLRGKFSGVASGTQGSVDLQQLYRVERSTSACNDPDFKRMILRANGHKPTWIMNVTAKGLVLEREGQPPLAVPYVEEQIGDGRFNLMTEANNQRVELWVAPQRCIDSASGSLQHMTAELRVNGQVQRGCASFGGSRDD; via the coding sequence ATGCGCGCCGCTCATACCCTTACTCTACTTGCCTTGTTTCCCCTGTTCGCCGCCTGCCAGATGTTCGACAGCGACCCAGCCAAGCCTTCTCTTGCCGGGCTGACCCGCATGCAGGGCGAACTCACGGCGGTCGGCGACAAACTGCTGTTCCAGCCGTGCAACGACAAGCGCAACTACGTGGTCAACGATACCGGGGGCACCAGCATCCTGCAGGAAGCGGCCTCCCTGGCCGGCCAGCAAGGCGCGTTGTTTGCCGACCTGCGCGGCAAATTTTCCGGCGTTGCCAGCGGCACCCAGGGCAGCGTGGACCTGCAACAGCTGTATCGCGTCGAACGCTCGACCTCGGCCTGCAACGATCCGGACTTCAAGCGCATGATCCTGCGTGCCAACGGTCACAAGCCGACCTGGATAATGAACGTCACCGCCAAGGGCCTGGTACTGGAGCGCGAAGGCCAGCCGCCACTGGCAGTGCCTTATGTGGAAGAGCAGATCGGTGACGGCCGCTTCAACCTGATGACTGAAGCCAACAACCAGCGCGTCGAACTGTGGGTGGCCCCACAACGTTGCATCGACAGCGCGAGCGGCAGCCTGCAACACATGACCGCCGAGTTGCGCGTCAACGGTCAGGTACAGCGCGGTTGCGCGTCGTTCGGCGGTTCACGCGACGACTGA
- a CDS encoding short chain dehydrogenase yields the protein MKILLIGASGTVGSAVKAELAQRHEVISIGRSSGDFQVDISDSASIRQLFEQTGKFDALICAAGRVNFVALGDMSESDFELGLRDKLMGQVNLLLIGSEYANDGASFTFTSGILNRDPIRTGASAALVNGAIDAFVKATAIELPRGLRINSVSPTVLLEAMDSYAPYFRGYKPAPAADVALAYAKSVEGLQTGQTFIVG from the coding sequence ATGAAAATCCTATTGATTGGCGCCAGCGGCACCGTCGGCTCGGCAGTCAAGGCGGAACTGGCTCAGCGTCACGAAGTGATCAGCATCGGCCGCAGCAGCGGCGACTTCCAGGTGGATATCAGCGACAGCGCGTCGATCCGCCAACTGTTCGAACAGACCGGTAAGTTCGACGCGCTGATCTGTGCGGCGGGCCGTGTGAACTTCGTCGCGCTGGGCGACATGAGCGAAAGCGATTTCGAGCTGGGCCTGCGTGACAAGCTGATGGGCCAGGTCAACCTGCTGTTGATCGGTAGTGAATACGCCAACGATGGCGCCTCGTTTACCTTCACCAGTGGCATTCTGAATCGCGACCCCATCCGCACCGGCGCCTCGGCTGCGCTGGTCAACGGCGCCATTGACGCCTTTGTCAAAGCGACGGCAATTGAATTGCCGCGCGGCCTGCGCATCAACTCCGTGAGCCCGACGGTCCTGCTGGAAGCCATGGACAGTTACGCGCCATATTTCCGCGGCTACAAACCAGCTCCAGCCGCCGACGTGGCGCTGGCCTACGCAAAAAGTGTTGAAGGTTTACAGACCGGTCAGACCTTTATCGTGGGTTGA
- a CDS encoding LysR family transcriptional regulator: MSEMDDLAAFAVLIDAGSFTVAAEKLGCSKGQLSKRISQLEAQHAVVLLHRTTRKLSLTAAGAALLPQAQALVVQVDRARQALARLKDDLAGPVRMTVPVSLGETFFDGLLLEFSKQYPQVQIELELNNNYRDLARDGFDLGVRSGAIENERLVVKPLLAWHEMTCASPAYLEKHGEPETPADLAAHTCLLNSHYSGREEWLYHQQHELLRVRVSGTFASNHYNLLKKAALVGAGIARLPSYVLPAELADGRLRWLLRDYQTRSMPMYLVHPYQGGLPRRTQVLADYLVDWFKRSGEALDRL; encoded by the coding sequence ATGAGCGAAATGGATGACTTGGCGGCCTTCGCCGTGCTGATCGACGCCGGAAGTTTTACCGTGGCCGCGGAGAAACTGGGCTGTAGCAAAGGGCAGTTGTCCAAGCGAATCAGCCAGCTGGAAGCACAGCATGCCGTGGTGCTGCTGCACCGCACGACGCGCAAGCTCAGCCTGACTGCAGCCGGTGCGGCATTGCTGCCCCAGGCTCAGGCATTGGTGGTGCAGGTGGATCGCGCCCGTCAGGCGTTGGCCCGGCTAAAGGACGATCTGGCCGGGCCGGTGCGTATGACGGTTCCGGTCTCCTTGGGCGAAACCTTCTTCGATGGCTTGTTGCTGGAGTTTTCCAAGCAGTACCCGCAGGTGCAGATCGAGCTGGAGCTCAACAACAATTACCGCGACCTGGCGCGGGATGGCTTTGATTTGGGGGTACGCTCAGGCGCGATTGAAAACGAGCGCCTGGTGGTCAAGCCTCTGCTGGCCTGGCATGAAATGACCTGCGCCAGCCCGGCGTACCTTGAGAAGCATGGCGAACCAGAGACGCCGGCCGATTTGGCCGCCCACACCTGCCTGCTCAACAGCCACTACAGCGGCCGTGAAGAGTGGTTGTACCACCAGCAGCACGAATTGCTGCGGGTGCGGGTCAGCGGTACCTTTGCCTCCAATCACTACAATTTGTTGAAAAAGGCCGCGTTAGTGGGCGCTGGTATCGCGCGCCTGCCGTCCTACGTTCTGCCTGCGGAATTGGCTGACGGCCGCTTGCGCTGGCTCCTGCGTGATTATCAGACGCGGAGCATGCCAATGTACCTGGTGCATCCCTACCAGGGCGGCCTGCCGCGTCGCACCCAGGTGCTGGCTGACTACTTGGTGGACTGGTTCAAGCGCAGCGGCGAGGCCCTCGACCGACTCTAA
- a CDS encoding DoxX family protein encodes MNTRPSGLINRAIALFEQIPYSLTAFLARFSIAAVFWKSGQTKVEGFVIDLVSGTFQLGEPKLAASTLPLFRSEYHVPLLSPEVAAHMAAFAEHFFPVLILVGFATRFSALALIGMTLVIQLFVYPDAYPTHGTWIALLLLLVAKGPGRLSIDHLIARRYA; translated from the coding sequence ATGAACACTCGTCCATCAGGCCTGATCAATCGGGCCATCGCGCTTTTCGAACAAATCCCTTACAGCTTGACTGCCTTTCTTGCGCGTTTTTCGATTGCTGCGGTGTTCTGGAAATCCGGGCAAACCAAGGTCGAAGGATTCGTCATTGATTTGGTCAGCGGCACCTTCCAACTGGGCGAACCGAAACTGGCCGCCTCGACATTGCCGTTGTTTCGCAGCGAATACCACGTGCCGCTGCTATCACCGGAGGTGGCGGCGCATATGGCGGCGTTTGCCGAGCACTTCTTCCCAGTGTTGATCCTGGTGGGCTTCGCCACGCGCTTCTCGGCCTTGGCCCTGATCGGCATGACCCTGGTGATTCAGCTGTTCGTCTACCCGGACGCCTACCCGACCCATGGCACCTGGATTGCGCTGCTTTTGCTACTCGTAGCCAAAGGACCGGGGCGCCTGTCCATCGATCACTTGATCGCGCGTCGCTACGCTTAG